The sequence CCCAGCAAACGGTCAGAATACGCCAGTACTGGGTCAGCTGTTTATGTTGCTTGCGACCATGTTCTTTCTGGCGACAGACGGCCACTTAAAAATGCTGCAGCTGGTGGTGTTTAGCTTTACAACATTACCTATAGGTAGCGGTTCTTTAACCGCTGTTGATTTCAGAGAGTTAGCCTTGTGGTTGAGCATCATGTTCAAAACAGCGCTGGCGATGTCTTTATCTGGCATTATTGCGCTGCTCACGATTAACCTCTCTTTTGGTGTAATGACACGTGCTGCACCTCAGTTAAATATATTCTCTTTGGGTTTTGCGTTTGCGTTACTCGTGGGTCTGTTGCTTTGTTGGTACATCCTTGGCGGCTTATATAGCCACTATGAGCTGTATTGGTTACAAGGAGAGCAGCAGATATGTCGTCTCATCAGATTGGATTGCTAGGAGACTGAAATGGCAGAGTCAGACGGTCAAGAACGCACAGAAGACGCCACGCCCAAACGCTTGCAACAGGCCAAAGAGAAAGGGCAGGTTGCAAGGTCAAAAGAGTTAGCGTCAGCGTCGGTACTGATAGTCGGTGCGATTTCCTTAATGTGGTTTGGCGAATCGATGGCGAAAGCTCTATTCGAGGCCATGCAACGCCTATTTTCGCTCAGTCGTGACGAAATCTTTGATACCAATAAGCTGTTGGAAATCGCTGGTGGTGCCTTGGTCAACTTGTTGTTTCCACTGTTCTTGATTCTCATCACTTTGTTCGTGGCGGCTGTGATTGGCGCAGCTGGTGTCGGTGGTGTTAACTTCTCGATGCAAGCCGCTATGCCTAAAGCCTCTAAGCTCAATCCTTTAAGCGGTATTAAGCGTATGTTTGGCCTTCAAAGTTGGGTTGAGCTGCTGAAATCTATTTTGAAGGTCGCTCTGGTGTCGGGCATGGCTATCTATCTTATCCAAGCCTCTCAACATGACTTAATGCAATTGAGCATGGATGTGTATCCGCAAAATATCTTCCACGCCTTAGACATCTTGCTTAACTTTATTCTGCTTATCAGTTGTTCTTTGTTGATTGTGGTGGCGATTGATATTCCATTCCAGATTTGGCAACACGCCGATCAACTTAAGATGACCAAGCAAGAAGTGAAAGATGAGTTCAAAGACACCGAAGGTAAGCCCGAAGTGAAAGGGCGTATTCGTATGTTGCAGAGAGAAGCGGCTCAGCGACGTATGATGGCTGATGTTCCTCAGGCAGATGTGATCGTCACCAACCCGGAACACTTTTCGGTCGCTCTACGCTATAAACAGAATCAAGATAAAGCACCGATAGTCGTTGCCAAAGGTGTCGATCATATGGCGATGAAGATCCGTGAAATTGCACGTGCAAACGACATCTATATTATTCCAGCGCCTCCGTTAGCTAGGGCGCTTTATCATACTACTGAGCTCGAACAGCAAATTCCTGACGGTCTGTTTACGGCAGTTGCTCAAGTGCTTGCATATGTGTTCCAGCTGAAACAGTACAGAAAAAGAGGAGGGGAGAGGCCGAAATTGCAAGATTCTAATATGCCGATCCCACCTGATTTACGTCATTAGATCAATTGCTTGAGCTCAGCCCAATGAAACTGGATAATGGTTGTGTATCTGAGCGTCTTTATTTGTAAGCTGTGACGATAAATTGACGTTGAAATATTGGTACAGTGCTTGCTATATCAATGCCAAACATTATAAGTCCGATCATGATAAACCTGATCATCATAAACCTTATTGCTATAAATTTTGGCAATACAGCTTAGACCTGAGCCTCGATTCGCTTAGTGGAAGAGCTACAACATAGCGATACTACCCAGATTTATGAAATTTACCCTCCCTTTTGCGGACAAGCTACCTAAAATCCCTAACCGTGCCATGCCTGCGATTGGCGCGCCTGTTATGGTACTTGCCACGCTCGCTATGGTGGTGTTACCAATTCCAGCTTTCTTGTTGGATATGTTCTTCACCTTCAACATTGCACTGTCTATGGTTGTGCTATTGGTTTCGGTTTATACCCGTAGGCCTTTAGACTTCGCTGCATTCCCAACGGTACTTCTGATTGCAACGCTACTTCGTTTGGCTTTGAACGTTGCTTCGACACGTGTGGTACTGCTCCACGGTCACGAAGGGGGCGATGCTGCTGGTAACGTGATTGAAGCTTTCGGTAACGTGGTTATCGGTGGTAACTATGCGGTTGGTTTAGTGGTGTTTTTGATTCTGATGATCATCAACTTCATGGTTGTAACCAAAGGTGCGGGTCGTATCTCGGAAGTAAGTGCACGTTTCACGTTGGATGCCTTACCCGGTAAACAGATGGCAATCGATGCCGATTTGAATGCGGGTTTGATCGATCAAGATCAGGCTCGTACCCGCCGTTTTGAAGTCACCAAAGAAGCAGATTTCTACGGTTCGATGGATGGTGCGTCTAAGTTTGTTAAAGGCGATGCAATAGCCGGTATCTTGATCCTGTTCATCAACATCATTGGTGGCTTGAGTATCGGTATGGCTCAGTTCGACCTTGGTTTTGGCGAAGCAATCGAAATCTATACACTACTGACTATCGGTGATGGTCTGGTTGCACAAATTCCATCGTTATTACTTTCTATTGCTGCCGCGATGATGGTAACGCGTCAAAACACAGATGAAGACATGGGCGAGCAACTTGTCTTCCAAATGTTCGATAATCCGAAAGCCCTTATGATCACTGCCGCTATCCTTGGCATTATGGGTATTGTTCCTGGCATGCCGCATTTCTCATTCTTGAGTCTTGCCATCGTTGCAGGTGCGGGTGCGTATTACATAGATAAAAAGAACAAGAAGAAGGCTGAACAACCCAACCTTCCCGCTACGGTTGAAGCGAATGGAGAAACGGGCTCCCAGAAGGAGCTCTCTTGGGATGATGTTCAGCCTGTTGATATTATTGGTTTAGAAGTCGGTTATCGTTTGATCCCGTTGGTGGATAGAGATCAAGGTGGCGAACTGCTAGAGCGTGTGAAAGGGGTTCGTAAGAAACTGTCTCAAGATTTCGGTTTTCTGATCCCGGCGGTACATATTCGAGATAACCTAGAACTCACCCCAAATAGCTACCGAATCACTCTGATGGGTGTTGCCGTGGGCGAGGCTGAGATTAAGCCTGACATGGAACTGGCGATTAACCCGGGTCAAGTCTACGGAATGATCGATGGTGAGCCTACTATTGATCCTGCCTTTGGCCTTGAAGCCGTATGGATTCGAGAAGAGCAGCGTGAACACGCCCAAGCGTTAGGTTACACGGTTGTAGATTCATCTACTGTACTGGCAACGCACCTCAGCCAATTGCTAACCAATAATGCATCACAGCTTATTGGCCATGAAGAAGTACAAAACCTACTCGAGATGCTAAGTCGCTCGACACCTAAGCTGGTCGAAGGCTTTGTACCGGATCAGCTGCAACTTGGTGTGGTCGTGAAAGTACTGCAAAACCTACTGAATGAAGCCATTCCAATTCGAGATATCCGCACTATAGTCCAAACTTTGTCGGAGTATTCAAGTAAGAGTCAAGAACCTGACATACTTACTGCTGCGGTTCGTATCGCATTGAAACGATTAATTGTTCAAGAAATCAATGGTATAGAGCCTGAATTGCCAGTGATTACCTTAATTCCTGAGCTGGAACAAATCTTGCATCAAACCATGCAGGCATCCGGCGGAGAATCTGCTGGTATTGAACCTGGTTTAGCCGAACGTTTACAGACATCCCTCAGCCATGCAACACAAGAGCAAGAGCTAAAAGGTGAGCCAGCTGTGTTACTGACTTCTGGCGTGTTACGTTCCACTCTCGCGAAGTTCGTGAAAAACACGATCCCAAGCTTGAGAGTTTTATCTTACCAAGAGATACCAGACGAAAAGCAGATACGCATTGTACAAGCTGTTGGTAATTAAGCCGCCTAATTAGAACGGACGATCGAATTGAAAATTAAACGATTTTTTGCAAAAGATATGCGAACCGCGCTGCTCCAAGTTAAAGAAGAACTTGGCTCAGAAGCGGTGATCATGTCTAACAAAAAGGTCGCAGGTGGCGTTGAAATTGTGGCCGCTATTGATGGCGAATCTAACCCATCGACAGCCAGCCCAAAGCTCAATAAGCCTCAGCAGCCTACGCAAAGTCAATATACCCAAATGGCAGCGCCAGCCGCGTCATCTGGGCGTCGTCAGTTAGATGATGACAAAGTTAGCCTGCAGTCGAATGCTGAAGGCGGACGTTCAATGACTAAGCGCTTCGCGAACATGCTCAAGCAATATAGCCATGGCGCAGACGACGAACCGCAGCACCGAGCTGAAAATGAAGACTCGTTATCCGCGTTGCTTAACCGCCAGTCAGGTGGTAATCAATCGGCTCTTGGTAACCATCAGTCTCGCGGCAGCAGTCAGTCTCTAGGAAATCACCAATCTCTCGGTAATCAACAATCTCGCAGCGGTGGCAACGTAGATTCAGCTTTTGCTCGTGAGTCTGGCTTATCCAAATTGATTGCTGAAGATCGTAGAGTCGAGCGTCCAGCACCTCGCTTAGATCCTACTCGCTACGATCGCGGCCGTGATCCTGGTCAGTCGAAAGGTTCAGACACCGAAATGGAAACGATGCGCGAAGAGATGACCTCAATTCGCCGTCTATTAGAGCATCAAGTCTCTGGACTGATGTGGCAAGAAGTCGAACGTCGCGAACCTTTGAGAGCGATGCTTATCAAGCGCCTAGAACGTATGGGTGTTTCGGCAGAGCTCGCCGATCAAATGGCCTGCTACATTCCAGAAGACACAAAACCAGCACGAGCATGGAAAGCCTTGCTTGCTCTGGTCGCTGATCAAATATCAGTGACACAAAAAGATATTTTAAAACGCGGCGGTATTGTGGCCTTACTTGGTCCGACTGGCGTAGGTAAAACAACAACCGTTGCTAAGCTCGCAGCCCGTGCAGCAATGGAGTACGGCGCAGATAACGTCGCACTAGTGACAACAGACACATATCGCATAGGTGCACATGAGCAGTTATCGATTTATGGTCGAATTATGGGTTGTCCTGTAAGAGTTGCTAAAGATTCTAGTGAACTGGCCGATGTAATATATCAATTACGTAATCGTCGCCTGATTCTGGTTGATACTGCAGGTATGGGACAGCGAGATGTTCGTCTATCTGAGCAGTTAGACACATTGATGCAAGAGAGTGGTTCCGTTATCAATAGCTACCTTGTGTTGCCGGCAACCGCGCAACGTAAAGTGCTGCAAGAAACCATTGAACACTTTAGAAGAATCCCGTTGTCAGGATGTATCCTGACTAAGCTGGATGAATCGCTCAGTTTGGGTGAGTTCATCAGTGTGGTAATACAAAATGCATTACCAGTTGCTTACATAGCAAATGGTCAACGAGTTCCTGAGGATATCGTTATAGCTCAGCCAAAGTACATGATTGCTAAGGCGAATGAGTTATTAGAGAAATCTACAGAGAATGAACCTCATTACTGGAATAGCGATTCTGAAGGACTCTAGGCGGCGGATAAATATGAATGAAAATATGATACATGATCAAGCTAGCGGCCTCCGTCGCTTAACCAAGCCTTCAATCACGAAAGTTATCGCTGTAACTGGCGGTAAGGGTGGGGTAGGTAAATCTAATGTGACGTTAGGTATGGCTATTTGCATGGCTCGCCAAGGCAAAAAAGTC is a genomic window of Vibrio sp. FE10 containing:
- the flhA gene encoding flagellar biosynthesis protein FlhA, coding for MKFTLPFADKLPKIPNRAMPAIGAPVMVLATLAMVVLPIPAFLLDMFFTFNIALSMVVLLVSVYTRRPLDFAAFPTVLLIATLLRLALNVASTRVVLLHGHEGGDAAGNVIEAFGNVVIGGNYAVGLVVFLILMIINFMVVTKGAGRISEVSARFTLDALPGKQMAIDADLNAGLIDQDQARTRRFEVTKEADFYGSMDGASKFVKGDAIAGILILFINIIGGLSIGMAQFDLGFGEAIEIYTLLTIGDGLVAQIPSLLLSIAAAMMVTRQNTDEDMGEQLVFQMFDNPKALMITAAILGIMGIVPGMPHFSFLSLAIVAGAGAYYIDKKNKKKAEQPNLPATVEANGETGSQKELSWDDVQPVDIIGLEVGYRLIPLVDRDQGGELLERVKGVRKKLSQDFGFLIPAVHIRDNLELTPNSYRITLMGVAVGEAEIKPDMELAINPGQVYGMIDGEPTIDPAFGLEAVWIREEQREHAQALGYTVVDSSTVLATHLSQLLTNNASQLIGHEEVQNLLEMLSRSTPKLVEGFVPDQLQLGVVVKVLQNLLNEAIPIRDIRTIVQTLSEYSSKSQEPDILTAAVRIALKRLIVQEINGIEPELPVITLIPELEQILHQTMQASGGESAGIEPGLAERLQTSLSHATQEQELKGEPAVLLTSGVLRSTLAKFVKNTIPSLRVLSYQEIPDEKQIRIVQAVGN
- the flhB gene encoding flagellar biosynthesis protein FlhB yields the protein MAESDGQERTEDATPKRLQQAKEKGQVARSKELASASVLIVGAISLMWFGESMAKALFEAMQRLFSLSRDEIFDTNKLLEIAGGALVNLLFPLFLILITLFVAAVIGAAGVGGVNFSMQAAMPKASKLNPLSGIKRMFGLQSWVELLKSILKVALVSGMAIYLIQASQHDLMQLSMDVYPQNIFHALDILLNFILLISCSLLIVVAIDIPFQIWQHADQLKMTKQEVKDEFKDTEGKPEVKGRIRMLQREAAQRRMMADVPQADVIVTNPEHFSVALRYKQNQDKAPIVVAKGVDHMAMKIREIARANDIYIIPAPPLARALYHTTELEQQIPDGLFTAVAQVLAYVFQLKQYRKRGGERPKLQDSNMPIPPDLRH
- the flhF gene encoding flagellar biosynthesis protein FlhF, which translates into the protein MKIKRFFAKDMRTALLQVKEELGSEAVIMSNKKVAGGVEIVAAIDGESNPSTASPKLNKPQQPTQSQYTQMAAPAASSGRRQLDDDKVSLQSNAEGGRSMTKRFANMLKQYSHGADDEPQHRAENEDSLSALLNRQSGGNQSALGNHQSRGSSQSLGNHQSLGNQQSRSGGNVDSAFARESGLSKLIAEDRRVERPAPRLDPTRYDRGRDPGQSKGSDTEMETMREEMTSIRRLLEHQVSGLMWQEVERREPLRAMLIKRLERMGVSAELADQMACYIPEDTKPARAWKALLALVADQISVTQKDILKRGGIVALLGPTGVGKTTTVAKLAARAAMEYGADNVALVTTDTYRIGAHEQLSIYGRIMGCPVRVAKDSSELADVIYQLRNRRLILVDTAGMGQRDVRLSEQLDTLMQESGSVINSYLVLPATAQRKVLQETIEHFRRIPLSGCILTKLDESLSLGEFISVVIQNALPVAYIANGQRVPEDIVIAQPKYMIAKANELLEKSTENEPHYWNSDSEGL
- the fliR gene encoding flagellar biosynthetic protein FliR, translating into MEYPTSLVLEWLANYFWPYTRISAMLMVMTVTGARFVSPRIRLYLGLAITLAVMPAIPAVPKDIELLSFQGFLTVFEQIVIGVAMGFVTQFLIQTFVMLGQILGMQSSLGFASMVDPANGQNTPVLGQLFMLLATMFFLATDGHLKMLQLVVFSFTTLPIGSGSLTAVDFRELALWLSIMFKTALAMSLSGIIALLTINLSFGVMTRAAPQLNIFSLGFAFALLVGLLLCWYILGGLYSHYELYWLQGEQQICRLIRLDC